Proteins found in one bacterium BMS3Abin08 genomic segment:
- the kdsA gene encoding 2-dehydro-3-deoxyphosphooctonate aldolase — MSEKLLIIAGPCVMENEEIVFETAGALKEICNSLGLPLIFKSSYDKANRSSIRSYRGPGIEKGLRILSDVKAGFDLQILTDVHSAQEAETAAEVVDVLQIPAFLCRQTDLIIAASETGKRVNIKKGQFLSPLEVKNIIEKFVSTGNTELMITERGTSFGYNNLVVDFRAFPIMRSFGYPVIFDVTHSLQLPGGLGTASGGQKEFAPVLARAAAAAGVDGIFLEVHPDPDRALCDGPNMIKLNDLEGILKPVKAIHEIAARGDSV; from the coding sequence GAAGGAGATTTGCAATAGCCTCGGCTTGCCTCTCATATTCAAGAGTTCCTATGACAAGGCAAACCGGAGTTCCATCCGTTCTTACAGGGGCCCCGGGATTGAAAAGGGGCTTCGGATCCTTTCAGATGTGAAAGCCGGGTTTGACCTCCAGATATTGACGGATGTTCATTCAGCACAGGAGGCTGAAACAGCCGCAGAGGTGGTGGATGTGCTCCAGATACCTGCATTCCTCTGCCGCCAGACCGACCTGATAATAGCGGCATCAGAAACGGGGAAGAGGGTGAATATAAAAAAAGGGCAGTTTCTCTCACCCCTGGAGGTCAAGAACATAATTGAAAAATTTGTCTCAACAGGTAACACAGAGCTGATGATCACGGAGAGGGGGACATCCTTTGGTTACAACAACCTCGTTGTTGACTTCCGAGCGTTTCCGATAATGAGATCATTTGGATATCCCGTAATCTTCGATGTAACGCACAGCCTTCAACTTCCCGGTGGACTGGGGACTGCCTCCGGCGGACAGAAGGAATTCGCTCCGGTACTGGCCAGGGCTGCCGCTGCTGCAGGGGTTGACGGGATATTTTTGGAGGTTCATCCCGACCCGGACAGGGCACTCTGCGACGGGCCGAACATGATAAAACTGAATGATCTTGAGGGGATACTCAAACCGGTGAAGGCGATACATGAGATAGCAGCAAGGGGTGATAGCGTATAA